One Natrinema halophilum genomic window carries:
- a CDS encoding PLP-dependent cysteine synthase family protein — protein MKGSILDTIGSPLVQVDSPDGVTVAAKIESFNPGGSAKDRPAREMIRAAEREGLIEPGDRLVEPTSGNTGIGLALVAAARDYDLTIVMPASKSKERRQIMAAYGADLELVDGEMADARERADELEAEGAIQLGQFENPANPEAHYRTTGEEIVEQVGDREIDAFVAGVGTGGTLSGTGRRLREEFPEMDIVAVEPDRNAVLSTGEAGQDEFQGMGPGFVSDNLDVDLIDRVETVKLENAEEECRRLARDEGVLVGQSSGATSLASQRIARQIADPDVDCPDVPTAFDGGGRPASSETDGGRTPDDCPLVVTVFWDSGERYLSTGLFD, from the coding sequence ATGAAAGGGAGCATTCTGGACACCATTGGCTCGCCGCTCGTCCAGGTCGATTCGCCCGATGGCGTGACGGTCGCTGCCAAGATCGAATCGTTCAACCCCGGCGGCTCGGCCAAGGATCGACCGGCCCGCGAGATGATCCGGGCTGCCGAACGCGAGGGACTGATCGAACCAGGCGACCGCCTGGTCGAACCGACGAGCGGGAACACCGGTATCGGCCTCGCGCTGGTCGCGGCTGCACGCGACTACGACCTGACGATCGTCATGCCGGCCTCGAAGTCCAAGGAGCGCCGGCAGATCATGGCCGCCTACGGGGCCGACCTCGAGTTGGTCGACGGAGAGATGGCAGACGCCCGCGAACGAGCGGACGAGCTCGAGGCCGAGGGGGCGATCCAGCTCGGGCAGTTCGAGAACCCCGCAAATCCCGAGGCCCACTACAGGACGACGGGCGAGGAAATCGTCGAGCAGGTCGGCGACCGTGAGATCGACGCGTTCGTGGCCGGCGTCGGGACCGGGGGAACGCTCTCGGGAACCGGTCGACGGCTTCGCGAGGAGTTCCCCGAAATGGACATCGTTGCGGTCGAACCGGACAGAAACGCCGTTCTCTCGACCGGCGAGGCGGGACAGGACGAGTTCCAAGGGATGGGACCTGGATTCGTCAGCGATAACCTCGACGTCGATCTGATCGACCGGGTCGAGACGGTAAAACTCGAGAACGCCGAGGAGGAGTGCCGACGTCTCGCCCGCGATGAAGGCGTCCTCGTCGGCCAATCGAGCGGTGCCACGAGTCTTGCTTCCCAGCGAATCGCCCGGCAGATCGCCGATCCCGATGTCGACTGTCCGGACGTGCCGACCGCCTTCGACGGCGGTGGACGACCCGCGTCGTCGGAAACCGATGGCGGGCGGACACCAGACGACTGCCCGCTCGTCGTCACCGTCTTCTGGGACAGCGGCGAACGGTACCTCTCGACCGGACTCTTCGACTGA
- a CDS encoding TlpA family protein disulfide reductase: protein MSLETMRPNPTWDAASYDEAVETLAAHSDELTYKIWGGDWCKDCRALLPDFGAALEAAEVPGERIEEFALDQDKEGPGVEEYDIELIPTIVVENDDEEEITRFVEEEDVPPAVWLADEIETAVEAA from the coding sequence ATGAGTCTCGAGACGATGCGGCCGAATCCGACGTGGGACGCGGCCAGCTACGATGAGGCGGTCGAGACGCTCGCGGCGCACAGCGACGAACTGACCTACAAGATCTGGGGCGGCGACTGGTGCAAGGACTGTCGCGCCCTGTTGCCCGACTTCGGCGCGGCGCTCGAAGCCGCCGAGGTTCCCGGCGAGCGCATCGAGGAATTCGCCCTTGACCAGGACAAGGAGGGTCCGGGGGTCGAAGAGTACGACATCGAACTCATCCCGACGATCGTCGTGGAAAACGACGATGAAGAGGAAATCACCCGGTTCGTCGAGGAAGAAGACGTGCCACCGGCCGTCTGGCTCGCCGACGAGATCGAGACCGCGGTCGAGGCGGCATAG
- a CDS encoding acyl-CoA carboxylase subunit beta, with amino-acid sequence MTDDPFETIAEAKRALSDDAREEAVARQHELGKLTARERVDYLLDDGTFEEIGRLASPMPTTPETTDWEREDAPTDGVVTGYGEIDSRSVALFATDFTVKGGSIGHAGGRKMARVAERALDRGLPLLMLHDGGGHRIQEGLDAAPFARGDNGFSKLQTALSGWVPVVSAMMGPAFAAPTNFAALSDFVPIVEGTGTMGVAGPSLVEAALGVDGTKAELGSARFQTTETGMADLACDDDEACLDAIRTFLSYLPRNSRREPPTTDSRPPAVDGERLREIVPSSPRKGYDIDEIIEGIVDRDSVFELKPTYARNIVTAFARLEGEPVGIIANNPRIKAGAIDTGASEKAAHFAAVCDAYGLPIVTLTDVPGILPGPDSEREGIARHSAKLPYELARATVPIANVVLRRGYGFGYVAMGGGRSIDSELTVLWPTAEVAAMGIEGAVDIAYRREIESADDSDARREELIEKFKDRTDAVRASSRVGTDGVVQPEDTRKRILQAFARADEPRENDWPPKKRPIDPI; translated from the coding sequence ATGACCGACGATCCGTTCGAAACGATCGCCGAAGCGAAACGAGCGCTTTCCGACGATGCGCGCGAGGAGGCCGTTGCGCGCCAGCACGAACTCGGCAAATTGACCGCCCGTGAGCGCGTCGACTACCTGCTCGACGATGGGACGTTCGAGGAAATTGGCCGCCTCGCGTCACCGATGCCGACGACGCCCGAGACGACCGACTGGGAGCGCGAGGACGCCCCGACCGACGGCGTCGTCACGGGCTACGGAGAGATCGATAGCCGCTCCGTCGCGCTCTTCGCCACCGACTTCACTGTCAAGGGCGGCTCGATCGGACACGCAGGCGGTCGCAAGATGGCCCGCGTCGCAGAGCGGGCCCTCGACCGCGGATTGCCGCTGCTCATGCTGCACGACGGCGGTGGCCACCGCATTCAGGAAGGGCTCGACGCCGCGCCGTTCGCCCGCGGCGACAACGGGTTCTCGAAACTCCAGACCGCCCTCTCCGGCTGGGTTCCCGTCGTCTCGGCGATGATGGGGCCGGCATTCGCGGCACCGACGAACTTCGCGGCACTATCGGACTTCGTCCCGATCGTCGAAGGGACAGGCACGATGGGCGTGGCCGGCCCGTCGCTCGTCGAGGCCGCACTCGGCGTCGACGGGACAAAAGCGGAACTCGGCAGCGCGCGGTTTCAGACGACGGAAACCGGCATGGCCGACCTTGCGTGCGATGACGACGAAGCCTGCCTCGACGCGATCCGGACGTTTCTCTCGTATTTGCCGCGAAATTCCCGTCGAGAGCCGCCAACGACCGACTCCCGACCGCCGGCCGTCGACGGCGAGCGGTTGCGTGAAATCGTCCCCTCGAGCCCGCGAAAGGGGTACGACATCGACGAGATAATCGAGGGAATCGTCGACCGGGACTCAGTGTTCGAACTCAAACCGACCTACGCCCGGAACATCGTCACCGCCTTCGCCCGTCTCGAGGGCGAGCCGGTCGGCATCATTGCCAACAACCCCCGGATCAAGGCGGGGGCCATCGATACGGGTGCCTCGGAAAAAGCAGCCCACTTCGCGGCCGTTTGCGACGCGTACGGGCTTCCGATCGTCACACTGACCGACGTGCCCGGAATTCTGCCGGGGCCCGATTCAGAGCGCGAGGGGATTGCCCGACATTCCGCAAAACTTCCGTACGAACTCGCTCGCGCGACGGTCCCGATTGCCAACGTCGTTCTCCGGCGCGGCTACGGGTTCGGCTACGTGGCCATGGGCGGCGGCCGATCGATCGACTCGGAGCTGACGGTGCTGTGGCCGACGGCCGAAGTCGCGGCCATGGGTATCGAGGGAGCCGTCGACATCGCCTACCGCCGTGAGATCGAATCAGCTGACGATTCCGATGCCCGACGCGAGGAACTGATCGAGAAGTTCAAAGACAGAACCGACGCCGTCCGTGCGTCCTCTCGTGTCGGAACCGACGGCGTCGTCCAGCCCGAAGACACTCGCAAGCGAATCCTGCAGGCGTTCGCTCGAGCTGACGAACCGCGGGAGAACGACTGGCCGCCCAAGAAGCGGCCGATCGATCCGATCTGA
- a CDS encoding AMP-binding enzyme: MTTTLDERGRELGSGAVGELCIRPNQPRILLDHNHAKPERMLEATGNLWFHTGDAAYRDEDGNVYFDRLGDVSRRRGENISSMQIQDAVSSHDAVDAAAAFPIPAPEGGEDQIGLAVEPRQDADVTSAAIDDHLDGRLPEFMQPDETFVVDEIPTTETNKLRKFELREELLE; encoded by the coding sequence ATGACCACCACGCTCGACGAACGCGGACGAGAACTGGGATCGGGTGCGGTCGGAGAACTCTGTATCAGGCCGAACCAGCCCCGAATACTCCTCGATCACAACCACGCCAAACCCGAGCGGATGCTAGAGGCTACCGGCAACCTCTGGTTTCACACCGGCGACGCCGCCTACCGCGACGAGGACGGGAACGTGTACTTCGACCGATTGGGCGACGTGAGTCGCCGCCGAGGGGAAAACATCTCCTCGATGCAGATCCAGGACGCGGTCTCGAGCCACGATGCCGTCGACGCCGCGGCCGCGTTCCCGATCCCCGCGCCGGAGGGCGGCGAGGATCAGATCGGCCTTGCCGTCGAACCGCGCCAGGACGCCGACGTGACGTCCGCAGCGATCGACGACCACCTGGACGGGCGACTCCCCGAGTTCATGCAGCCAGACGAGACGTTCGTCGTCGACGAGATTCCGACGACGGAGACGAACAAGCTGCGGAAGTTCGAACTCCGGGAGGAACTCCTCGAATGA
- a CDS encoding thioredoxin domain-containing protein — translation MTDPTSRNRLEEEESPYLRQHADNPVNWQPWDERALEAARERDVPIFLSIGYSACHWCHVMEEESFADEAVAEVLNENFVPIKVDREERPDVDSIYMTVCQLVRGQGGWPLSAWLTPEGKPFFIGTYFPKEGQRGQPGFRDLLDRISDSWTNGDDREEMEHRAEQWTDAAKDRLEETADATGTDAGASAEPPSSDILETAADAIVRNADREFGGFGSGQKFPQPTRLRVLARAYDRTGDEDYLDVLEQTLGAMASGGLYDHVGGGFHRYCVDRDWTVPHFEKMLYDNAEIPRAFLAGYQITGKGRYAEVVDETLAFVDRELTHDEGGFFSTLDAQSESLETGEREEGAFYVWTPDEVEDVLEDEADAALFCKRYDISRSGNFEGQNQPNRVTPVSELAVGFDLEESEILKRLESARQRLFEAREERPRPDRDEKVLASWNGLMISTFAEAALVLGEDDHADTAVDALEFVRDRLWDEDEQRLSRRYKDGDVAIDGYLEDYAFLARGALDCYQATGDVDHLAFALELARIIEVEFWDAERGTLYFTPESGESLVTRPQELGDQSTPSAAGVAVETLLALDEFATSEGSTVPRADGEAVDEDFEGVAATVLETHANRIEANTLEHATLCLAADRLRSGLLEVTVAADEFPEAWREQFASRYFPDRLFALRPPTEEGLEEWLDMLGFAEAPPIWAHREARDGEATLYVCRDRTCSPPTHDVTDALEWLGDADEGSGAGDVADAPF, via the coding sequence ATGACCGACCCCACGTCACGAAATCGCCTCGAGGAGGAGGAAAGTCCCTACCTGCGCCAGCACGCGGACAACCCGGTCAACTGGCAGCCGTGGGACGAGCGGGCCCTCGAGGCCGCGAGGGAACGGGACGTGCCGATATTCCTCTCCATCGGCTACTCGGCGTGTCACTGGTGTCACGTCATGGAAGAGGAAAGCTTCGCCGACGAAGCGGTCGCCGAGGTACTAAACGAGAACTTCGTCCCGATCAAAGTCGACCGCGAGGAGCGCCCGGACGTCGACAGCATCTACATGACTGTCTGCCAGCTCGTCCGCGGGCAGGGAGGTTGGCCGCTCTCGGCGTGGCTCACCCCCGAAGGGAAGCCGTTTTTCATCGGCACGTACTTCCCGAAAGAGGGCCAACGTGGCCAGCCCGGTTTTCGCGATTTGCTCGATCGGATTAGCGACTCCTGGACGAACGGGGACGACCGCGAGGAGATGGAACACCGCGCCGAGCAGTGGACCGATGCGGCGAAAGATCGGCTCGAGGAGACAGCCGACGCCACGGGAACCGACGCCGGCGCGAGCGCCGAGCCGCCATCAAGTGACATCCTCGAAACGGCTGCAGACGCGATCGTTCGGAACGCCGACCGGGAGTTCGGCGGCTTCGGCTCCGGCCAGAAATTCCCCCAGCCGACGCGTCTCCGGGTGCTGGCCCGGGCGTACGACCGAACCGGAGACGAGGATTACCTCGACGTACTCGAGCAGACCCTGGGCGCGATGGCGTCGGGCGGGCTCTACGACCACGTCGGCGGTGGCTTCCACCGCTACTGCGTCGACCGGGACTGGACGGTGCCTCACTTCGAGAAAATGCTTTACGACAACGCAGAGATTCCACGCGCGTTCCTCGCCGGGTACCAGATAACCGGCAAGGGACGATACGCAGAGGTCGTCGACGAAACGCTCGCGTTCGTCGACCGGGAGCTGACCCACGACGAGGGCGGCTTTTTCAGCACACTCGACGCCCAGAGCGAGTCCCTCGAGACCGGCGAGCGCGAGGAAGGTGCGTTCTACGTCTGGACGCCCGACGAGGTCGAGGACGTCCTCGAGGACGAGGCGGATGCGGCGCTGTTTTGCAAGCGGTATGACATCTCCCGGTCGGGTAATTTCGAGGGGCAAAACCAGCCGAACCGCGTGACTCCGGTGTCGGAACTCGCCGTCGGCTTCGATCTCGAGGAAAGCGAGATCCTGAAGCGACTCGAGTCGGCCCGACAGCGGTTGTTCGAGGCCCGAGAAGAGCGCCCGCGGCCCGACCGCGACGAGAAAGTACTCGCGAGCTGGAACGGATTGATGATTTCGACGTTCGCCGAGGCGGCGCTGGTGCTCGGGGAAGACGACCACGCCGACACCGCCGTCGACGCCCTCGAGTTCGTCCGGGATCGACTCTGGGACGAGGACGAACAGCGACTCTCGCGGCGATACAAGGATGGGGACGTCGCGATCGACGGCTACCTCGAGGACTACGCCTTCCTCGCACGGGGGGCGTTGGACTGTTACCAGGCCACCGGCGACGTCGACCACCTCGCCTTCGCGCTCGAGTTGGCTCGCATCATCGAGGTCGAGTTCTGGGATGCGGAACGGGGCACGCTTTACTTTACCCCGGAGAGCGGCGAATCGCTCGTTACGCGGCCCCAGGAGCTCGGCGATCAGTCGACGCCCTCCGCGGCCGGCGTCGCGGTCGAAACGCTGCTCGCGCTCGATGAGTTCGCGACCAGCGAGGGATCGACGGTCCCCCGAGCAGACGGCGAAGCCGTCGACGAGGATTTCGAAGGCGTAGCCGCCACCGTCCTCGAAACTCACGCGAACCGAATCGAGGCGAACACGCTCGAACACGCGACGCTGTGTCTCGCCGCCGACCGTCTCCGGTCGGGGCTTCTCGAGGTGACGGTAGCCGCCGACGAGTTCCCCGAAGCGTGGCGCGAACAGTTCGCGTCGCGATATTTCCCGGACCGGCTCTTTGCGCTGCGGCCGCCGACCGAAGAGGGACTCGAGGAATGGCTCGATATGCTCGGATTCGCTGAGGCTCCCCCGATCTGGGCGCACCGCGAGGCTCGTGACGGTGAGGCGACGCTGTACGTCTGCCGGGACCGGACGTGCTCGCCGCCGACTCACGACGTGACGGACGCGCTCGAGTGGCTCGGGGATGCAGACGAGGGTTCGGGGGCGGGCGACGTAGCCGACGCCCCGTTTTGA
- a CDS encoding cold-shock protein, whose product MANGKVDFFNDTGGYGFISTDDADDDVFFHMEDVGGPDLEEGTDIEFDIEQAPKGPRATNVVRN is encoded by the coding sequence ATGGCAAACGGTAAGGTTGATTTCTTCAACGACACAGGCGGCTACGGTTTCATTTCGACGGACGACGCAGACGATGACGTATTCTTCCACATGGAAGACGTTGGCGGCCCGGACCTCGAAGAAGGCACAGACATCGAGTTCGATATCGAACAGGCCCCCAAGGGTCCTCGCGCGACGAACGTCGTCCGCAACTAA